In the genome of Tropicibacter oceani, one region contains:
- a CDS encoding branched-chain amino acid ABC transporter permease, whose protein sequence is MDLLNALVALANFVLIPAVAYGSQLALGALGVTLIYGILRFSNFAHGDTMAFGTMVTILFTWWFQSMGLSLGPLPTALLAIPFGIAGTALLVLGTDRVVYRFYRAQKVKPVILVMVSLGVMFVYNGITRIILGPDDQNFADGERFLISARDFKAMTGLDEALAIRTTQALTVVVAVIVVAALFWFLNRTRTGKSMRAYSDNEDLALLSGINPEKVERVTWVIVAALVTIAGVLYGLDKSYKPFTYFQLLLPIFAAAIVGGLGNPLGAILGGFVIAFSEVGITYAWKKVLGYALPDSLAPDGLVQLLSTDYKFAVSFVILVIVLLIKPTGLMKGKSV, encoded by the coding sequence ATGGATCTTCTCAACGCGCTGGTCGCGCTGGCCAATTTTGTTCTGATCCCTGCGGTCGCCTATGGCAGCCAGCTGGCGCTGGGGGCGCTGGGGGTCACGCTGATCTATGGCATCTTGCGGTTTTCCAACTTTGCCCATGGCGATACCATGGCCTTTGGCACCATGGTGACGATCCTGTTCACCTGGTGGTTCCAGAGCATGGGTCTGTCGCTGGGGCCCTTGCCCACGGCGCTGTTGGCCATTCCTTTCGGCATCGCGGGCACCGCGCTTTTGGTGCTGGGCACCGACCGGGTCGTCTATCGGTTCTACCGGGCGCAAAAGGTCAAGCCGGTGATCCTGGTCATGGTCTCGCTTGGGGTCATGTTCGTCTATAACGGCATCACCCGGATCATCCTGGGGCCGGATGACCAGAACTTTGCCGATGGCGAACGGTTCCTGATTTCCGCCCGTGATTTCAAGGCCATGACCGGCCTTGACGAGGCGCTGGCGATCCGCACCACGCAGGCGCTGACCGTGGTTGTCGCGGTGATCGTGGTGGCGGCGCTGTTCTGGTTCCTGAACCGCACGCGCACCGGCAAATCCATGCGCGCCTATTCCGACAACGAGGACCTGGCCCTGCTGTCCGGCATCAACCCCGAAAAGGTCGAACGCGTGACCTGGGTGATCGTCGCCGCGCTGGTGACCATCGCCGGGGTTCTGTACGGGCTGGACAAGTCCTACAAGCCCTTCACCTATTTCCAGCTGCTGCTGCCGATCTTTGCCGCGGCCATCGTCGGCGGCCTTGGCAACCCGCTGGGCGCGATCCTGGGCGGCTTTGTCATCGCCTTTTCCGAGGTCGGCATCACCTATGCCTGGAAAAAGGTGCTGGGCTATGCCCTGCCCGACAGCCTGGCGCCGGACGGCTTGGTGCAGCTGCTGTCGACCGACTACAAATTCGCGGTCAGCTTCGTGATCCTGGTGATCGTGCTGCTGATCAAGCCCACCGGCCTGATGAAGGGGAAATCGGTATGA
- a CDS encoding potassium channel family protein: protein MKRGWLKILTLVATLVAIIAIGTVYFRQVEGWSWLDSYFFTVVTLSTVGYGNLVPATVAGKIGTTVFILLGLGVFAVAVQQFGLFAMRKREEHTEWLIARLGDDTDPANEDDAPTSGAP, encoded by the coding sequence ATGAAGCGCGGCTGGCTGAAAATCCTGACCCTGGTGGCGACGCTGGTGGCGATCATTGCCATCGGCACGGTCTATTTCCGCCAGGTCGAGGGCTGGTCCTGGCTCGATTCCTACTTTTTCACCGTGGTGACCCTGTCGACGGTGGGCTACGGCAACCTTGTGCCGGCCACCGTCGCGGGCAAGATCGGCACCACCGTGTTCATCCTGCTGGGGCTGGGCGTCTTTGCCGTGGCGGTGCAGCAGTTCGGCCTGTTCGCGATGCGCAAGCGCGAAGAGCATACCGAATGGCTGATTGCCCGGCTGGGCGACGACACGGACCCCGCCAACGAGGATGACGCCCCGACAAGCGGCGCCCCCTGA
- a CDS encoding class I adenylate-forming enzyme family protein, protein MISLFHEGAFAPCPAPFNLAAHVLAAGAAQPDKIALAIVKPTGAQRWSYARLIAAVRGTATGLLQSGLKPGDIVLMRLGNTVDFPIAYLGAIAAGIVPVPTSSQLTEREVAGIIEYLSPKAILRGEGVACPPTQIPVHGPDRFEAWHSLPPADYAMGDPERLAYIVYTSGTSGTPRAVGHAHRAIWARQMMMQGWYGLQPSDRLLHAGAFNWTFTLGTGLMDPWTMGAAALIPAAGTDPAQLALLMKRNDVTIFAAAPGVYRQLLKFPLPPLPKLRHGLAAGEKLPDTVRDGWRAATGTEIYEAYGMSECSTFISSAPGRGHAPGRLGAPQPGRHIALVDDSGTPVPLGDEGVIAVHRDDPGLMLGYVGAPEATRAKFAGDWFLSGDRGVMDADHQVTYLGRSDDMMNAGGYRVSPLEVEAALASMPGLQEVAVTDVEIKPGVRIIMAFYTGPEALDDDALTAHAQERLARYKQPRGYVHVAALPRNPNGKILRQTLKDLRPV, encoded by the coding sequence ATGATATCGCTGTTCCACGAAGGCGCCTTTGCGCCCTGCCCCGCGCCCTTCAACCTTGCCGCCCATGTGCTGGCCGCCGGCGCGGCGCAGCCCGACAAGATCGCCCTGGCCATCGTCAAGCCGACCGGGGCGCAGCGCTGGTCCTATGCCCGGCTGATCGCCGCCGTGCGCGGCACCGCCACGGGGCTGCTGCAAAGCGGGTTGAAACCCGGTGACATCGTGCTGATGCGGCTGGGCAATACGGTGGATTTCCCCATCGCCTACCTGGGCGCCATTGCCGCCGGGATCGTGCCTGTGCCGACCTCGTCGCAATTGACCGAACGCGAGGTGGCCGGCATCATCGAGTACCTGTCGCCAAAGGCGATCCTGCGCGGCGAGGGCGTGGCCTGCCCGCCGACGCAGATCCCCGTGCATGGCCCCGACCGCTTTGAGGCCTGGCACAGCCTGCCGCCCGCCGACTATGCCATGGGCGATCCCGAAAGGCTGGCCTATATCGTCTATACCTCGGGCACTTCGGGGACGCCGCGCGCCGTGGGCCATGCCCATCGCGCGATCTGGGCGCGGCAGATGATGATGCAGGGCTGGTACGGGCTGCAACCCTCGGACCGGCTGCTGCATGCGGGGGCGTTCAACTGGACCTTTACCCTGGGCACCGGGCTGATGGACCCCTGGACCATGGGCGCCGCTGCCCTGATCCCTGCCGCGGGCACCGACCCGGCGCAGCTGGCGCTGTTGATGAAACGCAACGACGTCACGATTTTTGCCGCCGCGCCGGGGGTTTACCGGCAACTTCTCAAGTTCCCGCTGCCGCCCTTGCCCAAGCTGCGCCATGGTCTGGCCGCCGGGGAAAAGCTGCCTGATACGGTGCGCGACGGCTGGCGCGCGGCCACCGGGACCGAGATCTACGAAGCCTACGGCATGTCGGAATGTTCGACCTTCATTTCTTCGGCGCCGGGGCGCGGCCATGCCCCCGGCCGTCTGGGCGCGCCGCAACCGGGCCGCCATATCGCGCTGGTCGATGACAGCGGCACGCCGGTTCCGCTGGGCGACGAAGGCGTGATCGCCGTGCACCGCGACGATCCGGGGCTGATGCTGGGCTATGTCGGCGCGCCCGAAGCGACCCGGGCCAAGTTCGCCGGCGACTGGTTCCTATCCGGCGACCGTGGCGTGATGGACGCCGATCACCAGGTCACCTACCTTGGCCGCTCGGACGACATGATGAACGCCGGCGGCTATCGGGTTTCCCCGCTCGAGGTCGAGGCGGCGCTGGCCTCCATGCCCGGCCTGCAAGAGGTCGCGGTGACCGATGTCGAGATCAAGCCCGGCGTGCGCATCATCATGGCCTTTTACACCGGCCCGGAGGCCCTGGACGACGACGCGCTGACCGCGCATGCCCAGGAACGGCTGGCGCGGTACAAGCAGCCGCGCGGCTATGTCCATGTCGCCGCCCTGCCGCGCAATCCCAATGGCAAGATCCTGCGCCAAACCCTGAAGGACCTGCGCCCGGTGTGA
- a CDS encoding branched-chain amino acid ABC transporter permease: MNLTLRTWALFALVAVLIIGTGFLQSWNTALFILNFGLISAIMSLGVNLQWGIAGLFNVGIMGFVALGGLAVVLTSMPPVAEAWAAGGLRILLGLAIGVAVLVAAVLAHKRLKKGWLVAVIVVGGFFTFRAVFDGGVEAVEAVNPSVSGYLGGLGLPVLMAWPIGGLLAAGGAWVIGKTALGLRSDYLAIATLGISEIIIAVMKNEDWLARGVKNVNGLPRPVPYEIDLQNDPGFVETAAGWGMDATTASTLTVKLAYAGLFAVVLIIILMLAQLALKSPWGRMMRAIRDNEVAARAMGKDVTFRHLQVFVLGSAICGIAGAMMTTLDGLLTPGTYQPLRYTFLIWVMVIVGGSGNNLGAVLGGFIIWFLWVQVDPMAQWLMSAITAGMAEGDLKAHLLDSAQHLKLLTMGVILLLVLRFSPRGLLPEK; this comes from the coding sequence ATGAACTTGACGCTTCGGACCTGGGCGCTGTTTGCGCTGGTGGCGGTGCTGATCATCGGCACCGGATTTCTGCAAAGCTGGAACACGGCGCTGTTCATCCTGAACTTTGGCCTGATCAGCGCGATCATGTCGCTGGGGGTGAACCTGCAATGGGGCATCGCCGGGTTGTTCAACGTCGGGATCATGGGCTTTGTCGCGCTGGGTGGCCTTGCGGTTGTGCTGACCTCGATGCCCCCGGTGGCCGAGGCCTGGGCGGCGGGCGGTTTGCGCATCCTGCTGGGGCTGGCGATCGGCGTGGCGGTTCTGGTGGCGGCGGTGTTGGCGCACAAGCGACTGAAAAAGGGCTGGCTGGTGGCGGTGATCGTCGTGGGCGGGTTTTTCACCTTTCGCGCGGTCTTTGACGGCGGCGTCGAAGCGGTCGAGGCGGTCAACCCTTCGGTGTCGGGTTACCTTGGCGGGCTGGGCCTGCCGGTGCTGATGGCCTGGCCGATCGGCGGCCTGCTGGCGGCGGGCGGTGCCTGGGTGATCGGCAAGACGGCGCTGGGGCTGCGCAGCGATTACCTGGCCATTGCGACGCTGGGCATTTCGGAGATCATCATCGCGGTGATGAAGAACGAGGACTGGCTGGCGCGCGGCGTGAAAAACGTCAACGGCCTGCCGCGCCCCGTCCCCTACGAGATCGACCTGCAGAACGATCCCGGCTTTGTCGAAACGGCGGCGGGCTGGGGCATGGATGCGACCACGGCTTCGACCCTGACGGTCAAGCTGGCCTATGCCGGGCTGTTCGCCGTGGTGCTGATCATCATCCTGATGCTGGCGCAGCTGGCGCTGAAATCGCCCTGGGGCCGGATGATGCGCGCGATCCGCGACAACGAGGTCGCGGCGCGGGCCATGGGCAAGGATGTGACCTTTCGCCATCTGCAGGTCTTTGTGCTGGGCAGCGCGATCTGCGGCATCGCCGGCGCGATGATGACCACGCTGGACGGGCTTTTGACCCCCGGCACCTACCAGCCGCTGCGCTATACCTTTCTGATCTGGGTGATGGTCATCGTCGGCGGGTCGGGCAACAACCTGGGCGCGGTTCTGGGCGGGTTCATCATCTGGTTCCTGTGGGTGCAGGTCGATCCGATGGCGCAATGGCTGATGTCGGCAATCACCGCAGGCATGGCCGAGGGCGACCTCAAGGCGCATCTGCTGGACAGTGCGCAGCACCTGAAACTGCTGACCATGGGCGTGATCCTGCTGCTGGTCCTGCGCTTCAGCCCGCGGGGTCTGTTGCCGGAAAAATAG
- a CDS encoding ABC transporter ATP-binding protein, translating into MNSGAYDDRGNRDQSLGNSAGMGTVDGYRGDGVARPGAPGPFLIGEAMTGGYGKGPDILHDCTIAVEKGEIAVIVGPNGAGKSTAMKAIFGMLDVRSGSVRLDGADITALSPQARVRQGMGFVPQTHNIFTSMTVEENLEMGAFIRTDDFRKTMAQVYELFPILHEKRHQAAGELSGGQRQQVAVGRALMTQPKVLMLDEPTAGVSPIVMDELFDRIIEVARTGISILMVEQNARQALEIADKGYVLVQGANAHTGTGKDLLADDEVRRSFLGG; encoded by the coding sequence ATGAACAGTGGAGCATATGACGATCGCGGCAACCGCGACCAGAGCCTGGGCAATTCGGCGGGCATGGGAACGGTGGATGGCTATCGCGGCGACGGCGTGGCGCGTCCCGGCGCGCCCGGCCCTTTCCTGATCGGCGAGGCGATGACCGGCGGCTATGGCAAGGGACCCGATATCCTGCACGATTGCACGATTGCCGTCGAAAAAGGCGAGATTGCCGTGATCGTCGGCCCCAATGGCGCGGGCAAATCGACGGCGATGAAGGCGATCTTTGGCATGCTGGACGTGCGCAGCGGCTCGGTCCGGCTGGACGGCGCGGACATCACCGCGCTGAGCCCGCAGGCGCGGGTGCGGCAGGGCATGGGCTTTGTGCCGCAGACGCACAACATCTTTACCTCGATGACGGTGGAAGAGAACCTTGAGATGGGGGCCTTTATCCGCACCGATGATTTTCGCAAGACCATGGCGCAGGTCTATGAGCTGTTCCCGATCCTGCATGAAAAGCGCCACCAGGCGGCGGGCGAATTGTCGGGCGGGCAGCGCCAGCAGGTGGCCGTGGGCCGGGCGCTGATGACCCAGCCCAAGGTGCTGATGCTGGACGAGCCCACGGCGGGGGTGTCGCCCATCGTCATGGACGAATTGTTCGACCGCATCATCGAGGTCGCGCGCACCGGGATTTCCATCCTGATGGTCGAACAGAACGCGCGGCAGGCGCTGGAGATTGCCGACAAGGGCTATGTGCTGGTGCAGGGGGCGAATGCCCATACCGGTACGGGCAAGGATCTGTTGGCGGATGACGAAGTGCGTCGTTCCTTTCTTGGGGGCTGA
- a CDS encoding DsbA family oxidoreductase, which yields MIQLDIFSDPICPWCYIGKANLDRALEAHPGHPFKVRWLPFMLNPDMPKGGIDRREYLETKFGGKKGAIDAYMPVVQNAEKAGLKLNLDAIARTPSTVDAHRLIHWAELEGAQTPVVAALFRAYFVDGRDIGQPEVLADIADGAGMDASVVLRLLATEEDRREIFERDAAARGMGITSVPTFIVAQQHAVPGAQSPELWGQVIRELTSGEVGADQG from the coding sequence ATGATCCAGCTTGATATCTTTTCCGACCCCATCTGCCCCTGGTGCTATATTGGCAAGGCCAATCTGGACCGCGCGCTCGAGGCCCACCCCGGGCATCCTTTCAAGGTGCGCTGGCTGCCTTTCATGTTGAACCCCGACATGCCCAAGGGCGGCATCGACCGGCGCGAATACCTGGAAACCAAGTTCGGCGGCAAGAAAGGCGCGATCGACGCCTATATGCCAGTGGTGCAGAATGCCGAAAAAGCCGGGCTGAAGCTGAACCTTGACGCCATCGCGCGCACGCCGTCCACGGTTGATGCGCACCGCCTGATCCATTGGGCCGAGCTGGAGGGCGCGCAGACTCCGGTGGTTGCGGCGCTGTTCCGCGCCTATTTCGTCGATGGCCGCGACATCGGGCAACCCGAAGTGCTGGCCGACATTGCCGATGGTGCCGGAATGGATGCCTCGGTCGTGCTGCGGCTGCTGGCCACCGAAGAAGACCGCCGCGAAATCTTTGAACGCGACGCCGCGGCGCGCGGGATGGGCATCACCTCGGTGCCGACCTTCATCGTCGCCCAGCAGCATGCGGTGCCCGGCGCGCAATCGCCCGAGCTTTGGGGCCAGGTCATCCGCGAGCTGACAAGCGGCGAGGTCGGGGCCGACCAGGGATGA
- a CDS encoding multidrug effflux MFS transporter, which translates to MPNLPSKGEFVAIVAMLTATIAFAIDAMLPALPQLTAEFSPEDPNRVQLVVTIFVLGMGLGTLVTGPLSDAFGRKPVVLAGAGLYILSSLTAILAHSLEMLLLARFFMGLGAAGPRVVAMAIVRDLYAGRGMAQIMSFVMIIFTLVPAIAPLLGAQLIVLGGWHAVFWGFALFSILTASWFALRLPETLPRENRRPFQAAKLRAATLEVLTHPVVRLSIVAQTFCFAALFSMISNVQPIYDVFFQRADSFPLWFGGIAIASSSASFLNAALVMRVGMRRLVTGMLSAQVLFSTTMVLLIAFGLSGTALFAAFVLWQTTVFFQAGMTLGNLNALAMEPMGHIAGLAASIIGALATVGAVALAIPVSLLFDGTPLPVAIGILVQVICALIAMQWLRRAEAAQPVT; encoded by the coding sequence ATGCCCAACCTTCCCAGCAAGGGTGAATTCGTTGCCATTGTGGCGATGTTGACCGCAACCATCGCCTTTGCGATCGACGCCATGCTGCCCGCATTGCCCCAGTTGACGGCCGAGTTTTCGCCCGAGGATCCCAACCGGGTGCAACTGGTGGTGACGATCTTTGTGCTGGGCATGGGTCTGGGAACGCTCGTCACCGGGCCGCTGTCCGACGCCTTTGGCCGCAAGCCCGTGGTTCTTGCGGGGGCCGGGCTGTATATCCTGTCGTCTTTGACGGCCATCCTGGCGCACAGCCTGGAAATGCTGCTGCTGGCGCGGTTCTTCATGGGGCTGGGGGCGGCGGGCCCGCGCGTTGTGGCCATGGCCATCGTGCGCGACCTTTATGCCGGGCGCGGCATGGCGCAGATCATGTCCTTTGTGATGATCATTTTCACGCTGGTTCCGGCGATCGCGCCGCTGCTGGGGGCGCAGCTGATCGTGCTTGGTGGCTGGCACGCGGTGTTCTGGGGCTTTGCGCTGTTTTCCATTCTGACGGCGTCATGGTTCGCGCTGCGCCTGCCCGAAACCCTGCCGCGCGAAAACCGCCGCCCGTTCCAGGCGGCAAAACTGCGCGCCGCCACGCTCGAGGTGCTGACGCATCCGGTGGTGCGCTTGTCGATCGTCGCGCAGACCTTCTGTTTTGCCGCGCTGTTCAGCATGATTTCCAACGTGCAGCCGATCTATGACGTCTTTTTCCAGCGCGCGGACAGTTTCCCGCTGTGGTTCGGCGGCATTGCCATTGCCTCAAGCTCGGCCAGTTTTCTCAACGCGGCGCTGGTGATGCGTGTCGGGATGCGCCGTCTTGTGACGGGCATGTTGTCGGCGCAGGTGCTGTTCAGCACGACGATGGTGCTGCTGATCGCCTTTGGGCTGTCGGGCACGGCGCTGTTTGCGGCCTTTGTCCTGTGGCAGACGACGGTGTTCTTTCAGGCCGGGATGACGCTGGGCAACCTGAACGCCCTGGCGATGGAGCCGATGGGCCATATCGCCGGGCTGGCGGCCTCGATTATCGGGGCGCTGGCGACGGTGGGCGCGGTGGCGCTGGCCATTCCGGTCAGCCTGCTGTTTGACGGCACGCCCCTGCCGGTCGCCATCGGCATTCTGGTGCAGGTGATCTGCGCGTTGATCGCGATGCAGTGGCTGCGCCGCGCCGAGGCGGCACAGCCGGTCACCTGA
- a CDS encoding helix-turn-helix domain-containing protein: MSKDPKSLIRIARENGDDHIAEPLDLGQRVRELRKEKEWTLEQAARQAGLARSTLSKIENGQMSPTYDALKKLAVGLEISVPQLFTPPQQEKVNGRMAVTRNGEGQSHATATYEHELLAENLTRKKMLPYRARVRARSMDEFDGWVRHDGEEFLYVLTGVVRLYTEFYEPVDMRRGDSAYYDSTMGHNVISISDEDAMILWVTSLG; the protein is encoded by the coding sequence ATGTCAAAAGACCCCAAATCCCTGATCCGTATCGCCCGTGAAAACGGTGACGACCATATCGCCGAGCCTCTGGATCTTGGCCAGCGGGTGCGCGAATTGCGCAAGGAAAAGGAATGGACGCTGGAACAGGCGGCGCGCCAGGCCGGGCTTGCCCGATCGACCCTGTCAAAGATCGAGAACGGGCAGATGTCGCCTACCTATGACGCGCTGAAAAAGCTGGCGGTGGGGCTGGAAATCTCGGTGCCGCAGCTGTTCACCCCGCCGCAGCAGGAAAAGGTCAATGGCCGCATGGCCGTGACCCGCAATGGCGAAGGCCAAAGCCACGCCACAGCGACCTATGAACACGAACTGCTGGCGGAAAACCTGACGCGCAAGAAAATGCTGCCTTACCGCGCCCGGGTGCGGGCGCGCAGCATGGATGAATTCGACGGCTGGGTGCGCCACGACGGAGAGGAATTCCTGTACGTTCTGACCGGGGTGGTGCGGCTGTACACGGAATTCTACGAACCGGTCGACATGCGCCGGGGCGACAGCGCCTATTACGACAGCACGATGGGCCACAACGTCATTTCGATCAGCGACGAAGATGCGATGATCCTTTGGGTGACATCGCTGGGCTAG